A region from the Leptospira neocaledonica genome encodes:
- a CDS encoding carboxymuconolactone decarboxylase family protein, whose product MNTRFNYAKVYPQVLEKMMEMENFAKNSGIETKLYELIKIRASQINGCAFCINMHTVDARKLGEEERRIYLLNAWREAPYYSEKERAALELTEYVTKISEHGVSDDLYTKVRAHFEEKEFIALIVVINTINSWNRIAISTGMTAPN is encoded by the coding sequence ATGAACACAAGATTCAATTACGCCAAAGTATATCCCCAAGTTTTGGAAAAAATGATGGAGATGGAAAACTTTGCGAAGAACTCAGGAATTGAAACAAAACTTTACGAGCTAATCAAGATCAGAGCCTCTCAGATCAATGGCTGCGCTTTTTGTATTAATATGCACACTGTGGATGCCAGAAAATTAGGAGAAGAAGAAAGAAGGATCTATCTTTTAAACGCTTGGAGAGAAGCTCCATATTATTCCGAAAAGGAAAGAGCTGCTTTGGAACTAACAGAATATGTGACTAAAATTTCAGAACATGGAGTTTCGGATGATCTGTATACAAAGGTTCGAGCTCATTTTGAAGAAAAGGAATTTATCGCCTTGATCGTTGTGATTAATACAATCAATTCCTGGAACCGGATCGCGATCTCTACTGGGATGACCGCTCCAAACTAA
- a CDS encoding DNA-3-methyladenine glycosylase I, producing the protein MVSFDKIQKRAAKRKGGEKALQSLLPKVSPKSKLGRLPDDRILSEMAKRVFSAGFVWKVVENKWPGFEEVFLGFDPAKLLKQPNRFWDALELNEKIIRNAQKISSVRKNAQFVVDIAREHGSFGKFLADWPIQDQIGLLDFLSKHGSRLGGNTGQYFLRFIGRDSFILSSDVILCLRDIGLSLSSTGKSKKDLSAIQEQFNVWAEETGLSYTHLSRICAFSIGENYSAEPEEY; encoded by the coding sequence ATGGTCTCTTTTGACAAGATTCAAAAACGAGCGGCTAAAAGAAAAGGTGGGGAGAAAGCCCTGCAATCCCTTCTTCCCAAAGTAAGTCCAAAGAGCAAACTCGGTCGTCTCCCTGATGATCGAATACTTAGTGAAATGGCTAAGCGGGTCTTCTCCGCAGGCTTTGTCTGGAAGGTTGTGGAAAATAAATGGCCAGGATTTGAAGAAGTTTTCCTGGGATTCGATCCCGCAAAATTACTCAAGCAGCCGAATCGATTTTGGGACGCCTTAGAATTGAACGAAAAAATTATACGTAATGCGCAAAAGATTTCATCAGTAAGAAAGAATGCGCAGTTTGTCGTCGATATTGCTCGAGAACACGGTAGTTTCGGAAAATTTCTAGCGGATTGGCCAATCCAGGACCAGATCGGACTTCTGGATTTTCTTTCTAAACACGGCTCCAGATTAGGCGGCAACACAGGCCAATACTTCTTACGTTTTATCGGAAGGGATTCCTTTATTCTATCTTCCGATGTGATATTATGTTTACGTGATATAGGACTTTCCTTGTCTTCGACTGGAAAATCCAAAAAAGATCTGTCGGCAATCCAGGAACAATTTAATGTTTGGGCCGAGGAAACCGGCTTATCCTATACTCACCTATCTCGTATTTGCGCGTTTTCAATCGGCGAAAATTATTCGGCAGAACCTGAAGAGTATTAA
- a CDS encoding methyl-accepting chemotaxis protein, translating to MNRNLELERQGEVAANYLRIFLTIVFIFGTAFGLVWKSGIQAVLGYYIGGIVAYSFIIFFSISVMKFFGYRPWLKYATVFMEFIGYAIVQAGYFGTEDQWKPNGILSPANYGIYFLILAGTIFRFNPRFTFITSTVLAVQFTAMSMALTILNPQLLTMGYEGMIRLRSPLVILMGVFLFAFGVTISYATKFVRRLVEEAQNAEERAIRNYTSAKEILQSSEMVAEELRKSLIDVEEVAKANEDSSRDLASMVEETSATLEEMGANIESIAQMAEQQDEFGDDTSTSIDKWKDQMVRVFEAVSFARSLGEGSAATAIEGEGTVRIALDVFSQFKGTVQEVSKILGVIQDLAGKTNLLSLNAAIEAARAGEAGKGFSVVAEEVSKLADSSSRNAKEIVKQIGALGEASDTSSEKFGELVQAFRELTSGIGSIGEALAQVGDSVDRQKSLSTEVEDKNKQIRDLSKEMKNSTLEQSNGAKQILNGIEYLSKRSMEMSEITEKLRTSLERLKGTSQSLTKTLEATKLE from the coding sequence ATGAATAGAAATTTGGAACTGGAGCGCCAAGGGGAAGTTGCTGCAAACTATCTGCGAATTTTTTTAACCATAGTTTTCATTTTCGGAACCGCATTCGGGTTAGTTTGGAAAAGTGGGATTCAGGCTGTTTTAGGTTATTATATAGGCGGGATCGTAGCTTATTCCTTTATTATCTTCTTTTCCATTTCTGTAATGAAGTTTTTCGGCTATAGACCTTGGCTGAAATACGCTACAGTCTTCATGGAGTTTATCGGTTACGCGATCGTACAGGCAGGATATTTTGGAACCGAGGATCAATGGAAACCGAATGGGATCTTGAGCCCTGCCAACTACGGGATTTACTTTTTAATTTTAGCGGGAACCATTTTTAGGTTCAATCCTAGATTCACTTTTATTACTTCTACAGTTTTGGCGGTTCAATTCACTGCAATGTCAATGGCACTAACGATTCTGAATCCTCAACTCCTTACGATGGGTTACGAAGGAATGATCCGATTAAGATCCCCACTTGTAATTTTAATGGGAGTATTCTTATTCGCGTTCGGAGTTACAATCTCTTATGCAACCAAGTTCGTAAGAAGATTAGTAGAAGAAGCACAAAATGCAGAAGAAAGAGCAATCCGAAATTATACCTCCGCCAAGGAAATCTTGCAAAGTTCCGAAATGGTTGCGGAAGAACTTCGCAAATCCTTAATAGATGTGGAGGAAGTGGCCAAGGCGAACGAGGATAGTAGCCGTGACCTAGCAAGTATGGTAGAAGAAACATCAGCCACTCTGGAAGAAATGGGGGCTAATATAGAATCTATCGCACAGATGGCGGAACAACAGGACGAGTTCGGGGATGATACTTCTACTTCTATCGATAAATGGAAAGATCAGATGGTTCGAGTATTCGAGGCAGTATCTTTTGCTAGAAGTTTGGGAGAAGGTTCGGCAGCTACTGCGATAGAAGGCGAGGGCACAGTCAGAATCGCGTTAGACGTGTTTTCTCAATTTAAGGGGACCGTCCAGGAAGTGAGTAAAATTTTGGGAGTGATCCAGGACCTTGCAGGAAAAACAAATTTACTTTCTTTGAATGCAGCCATAGAAGCAGCAAGAGCAGGAGAAGCAGGAAAAGGATTTTCTGTTGTAGCGGAAGAAGTAAGTAAACTCGCGGATTCTTCTTCCAGAAATGCAAAAGAGATCGTAAAACAGATCGGCGCCTTGGGAGAAGCTTCGGATACAAGTTCTGAAAAATTCGGAGAATTGGTTCAAGCTTTTCGTGAATTGACTTCCGGGATTGGTTCTATTGGAGAAGCGCTTGCGCAAGTGGGCGATTCTGTAGACAGACAGAAAAGCCTTTCTACGGAAGTGGAAGATAAGAATAAGCAGATCCGCGATCTTTCCAAAGAAATGAAAAATTCTACATTAGAACAATCGAATGGAGCTAAACAAATCTTGAATGGGATTGAATATCTGAGTAAAAGGTCGATGGAAATGTCCGAGATCACGGAAAAACTCAGGACTAGTTTAGAAAGACTAAAGGGTACTTCTCAGTCTTTAACAAAAACCTTGGAAGCAACTAAGTTAGAGTAA